A window of the Flavobacterium sangjuense genome harbors these coding sequences:
- a CDS encoding efflux RND transporter periplasmic adaptor subunit, with amino-acid sequence MKSIITLSLVALFLASCADKNAGAPAPAPATLPVMDVAYASASTDTEYPVAIQGKTDVEIRPQVSGTLDKIYVDEGAYVTAGQPLFKINDNPYRQQYNNATASLNAAEAAVINAQLEVEKLTPLVANKVVSDYQLKTAKANLAIAKATVAQSKAVVGTAQINLGYTIIKAPVSGYIGRLPKKQGSLISQADPEALTTLSDIKEVYAYFSLSENDFINFKSQYKGNSLNDKLKGLAPVSLVLSDDTVYPQLGKIDMIDGQFNKTTGAITLRAKFPNANGLLRSGNTGKVKISISHQNAIVIPQDATIEIQDKVYVFLVDKKNAVARQPVVVSGKSGTDYLISEGIATGDRIVLKGFENLPDGATIVPEAAKKAVAKL; translated from the coding sequence ATGAAGTCAATTATTACTTTGAGCCTAGTTGCTCTATTCTTAGCGAGCTGTGCCGATAAAAATGCGGGCGCTCCGGCACCTGCTCCGGCAACCTTACCGGTTATGGATGTGGCTTATGCTTCAGCCAGCACCGACACTGAATATCCTGTAGCCATACAAGGAAAAACAGATGTTGAAATCCGTCCACAGGTAAGTGGAACATTGGATAAAATCTATGTGGATGAAGGAGCCTATGTAACAGCAGGACAGCCTTTGTTTAAAATTAATGACAATCCGTACCGTCAGCAATACAACAATGCTACGGCAAGTTTGAATGCGGCAGAAGCAGCCGTAATCAACGCCCAGTTGGAAGTAGAAAAACTAACACCTTTAGTAGCCAACAAAGTGGTATCTGACTATCAGTTAAAAACAGCCAAAGCTAATTTAGCTATCGCGAAAGCAACGGTAGCACAATCAAAAGCGGTGGTAGGAACAGCGCAGATTAATTTGGGCTATACTATTATAAAAGCTCCTGTTAGTGGTTACATTGGAAGACTTCCAAAAAAACAAGGCAGCTTAATCAGCCAGGCTGACCCTGAAGCATTGACGACACTTTCGGATATCAAAGAGGTATATGCTTATTTCTCTTTGAGTGAAAATGATTTCATCAACTTTAAATCGCAGTACAAAGGGAATTCCCTTAATGATAAACTGAAAGGATTAGCTCCGGTATCGTTGGTATTGTCAGATGATACGGTTTATCCACAACTAGGAAAGATTGATATGATAGATGGTCAGTTTAACAAAACAACGGGCGCTATTACATTGAGAGCCAAATTCCCAAATGCCAACGGTTTGTTACGTTCGGGAAATACAGGAAAGGTAAAAATCAGCATCAGCCATCAGAATGCCATTGTGATTCCACAAGATGCAACAATAGAAATTCAGGATAAGGTATATGTATTCCTTGTAGATAAAAAGAACGCGGTAGCCAGACAGCCAGTTGTGGTGTCAGGAAAAAGCGGTACCGATTATTTAATCAGTGAAGGCATTGCTACGGGAGACCGAATCGTACTTAAAGGTTTTGAAAACTTACCTGATGGCGCTACTATAGTTCCAGAAGCCGCTAAAAAAGCAGTAGCCAAATTATAA
- a CDS encoding type I restriction enzyme HsdR N-terminal domain-containing protein — protein MALDSKRLRQVTNNLKKSLDNWDFKKAIAASKDETQTRDNLIHTFLNHLNYKKIDHYTHEYYADMADKKNRRVDIAITLGKKDPVMLVECKSVTTNLNDNHFRQLNEYCLYTPSAKIGIVTNGIIYNFHAIDIKQKKGLNPKPFFTFNLLTYETADIEKLALFNHQNLEIKDILVEAEDIYFLDEFDNALYQTLSNPSDDLAKLIYKNMGGQRSSDKILNQIKLLVNSVSIKTALDKVIRKEIADSNSGIITTDEEIKAYNVVKTILAMSTKIKEPQLTRIKFRDMKNKFAIIVDENQTKNICSFVFKEKVKTIEINGFRYDLEEVTVASITKLKKELLDSALNNLGLIV, from the coding sequence ATGGCTCTCGACTCAAAAAGACTACGACAAGTAACCAATAACCTAAAAAAGAGTTTGGATAATTGGGATTTTAAAAAAGCAATTGCAGCTAGTAAAGATGAAACGCAAACACGGGATAACCTGATTCATACTTTTCTAAATCATTTAAACTATAAAAAAATTGACCATTATACTCACGAGTACTATGCAGACATGGCCGATAAAAAAAATAGACGTGTTGATATTGCAATTACTTTAGGTAAAAAAGACCCCGTAATGTTAGTTGAATGCAAAAGTGTAACCACGAACTTAAACGACAACCATTTTAGACAGTTGAATGAATATTGTTTATATACTCCATCAGCCAAAATTGGTATAGTCACAAATGGAATCATATACAATTTTCATGCAATTGATATCAAACAAAAGAAAGGATTAAATCCAAAGCCCTTCTTTACATTCAACTTATTGACATATGAAACGGCTGATATAGAAAAGTTAGCATTATTTAATCATCAAAATCTTGAAATAAAAGATATTCTAGTCGAAGCGGAAGATATTTATTTTCTGGATGAATTTGATAACGCTCTTTATCAAACCTTATCTAATCCGAGTGATGATTTGGCTAAACTGATTTATAAAAACATGGGCGGTCAACGCTCCTCTGATAAAATACTTAACCAGATAAAACTATTAGTAAATTCTGTTTCTATTAAAACTGCATTAGATAAAGTAATTAGAAAAGAAATTGCTGATTCAAATTCAGGTATTATTACTACTGATGAAGAAATTAAAGCTTACAATGTTGTAAAAACAATTTTAGCAATGTCAACCAAGATCAAGGAACCTCAACTCACGAGAATTAAATTTCGTGATATGAAAAATAAATTTGCAATTATAGTTGATGAAAATCAGACCAAAAATATATGTTCATTTGTCTTTAAGGAAAAAGTAAAAACTATTGAAATCAATGGCTTTCGCTATGATTTAGAAGAAGTAACTGTTGCATCAATCACAAAATTGAAGAAAGAGTTATTAGATTCTGCTTTGAATAACTTGGGATTGATAGTTTAA
- a CDS encoding FRG domain-containing protein — MFKGTDFLQSVKTIKSLEEYIIHIDFASQEIFKSNKIWFRGHANKNYKLIPSIFRTKEYSIESEKNLTEEFLDKAKGFIAGQTFDNNEWYFLMQHFGLKTRLLDWTEGYLFALFFSLKLNKGDNPFIDPCIWIINPEELNMLSLNKTVIIRTNDDLNKTLISEYLNFQNQKEELPIAISPTYSNERVLRQKGCFTLHSGNTTINSVYKKYRSKKIVKINISYKERSQMLEQLKLAGISESSIFPDLEGLSRELNSKYKF; from the coding sequence ATGTTTAAAGGCACCGATTTTTTGCAATCAGTAAAGACAATAAAATCACTTGAGGAATACATTATTCATATTGACTTTGCTAGTCAAGAAATTTTTAAATCAAATAAAATTTGGTTTCGTGGGCACGCAAATAAAAACTACAAACTAATACCAAGTATTTTTAGGACAAAAGAGTATTCAATTGAATCTGAAAAAAATCTAACAGAGGAATTTCTTGATAAAGCAAAAGGGTTTATTGCAGGTCAAACTTTTGATAACAATGAATGGTATTTCCTTATGCAACATTTTGGTTTAAAAACAAGGCTCTTAGATTGGACTGAAGGTTACTTATTTGCATTATTTTTTTCATTAAAACTCAATAAAGGAGATAATCCATTTATTGATCCTTGCATATGGATTATTAATCCTGAAGAATTAAATATGTTGTCATTAAATAAAACAGTAATTATCCGAACTAATGATGATTTGAATAAAACATTAATTTCGGAATATTTAAATTTTCAGAATCAGAAAGAAGAATTACCAATTGCAATTTCCCCAACATATTCAAACGAACGTGTTTTACGTCAAAAGGGATGCTTCACACTTCACAGTGGGAACACAACAATAAACTCAGTTTATAAAAAATATAGGTCAAAAAAAATTGTTAAAATCAACATTTCATACAAAGAGCGTAGTCAGATGTTAGAACAATTAAAATTAGCAGGAATAAGCGAATCATCAATTTTTCCAGACTTGGAAGGGTTATCAAGAGAATTGAATTCTAAGTATAAATTCTAA
- a CDS encoding efflux RND transporter permease subunit, whose amino-acid sequence MLQKFIDRPVLSTVIAILIVILGFIGLKALPLQQFPDIAPPSIQVVALYPGANAETVLRSVAPSLEEAINGVENMSYMSSTASNDGSLVITVNFKLGTDPDQAAINVQNRVSQATSQLPTEVVQAGIQTTKKQNSLLMVVDLYTENEKQYDQTFLNNYAQINIIPDIKRIPGVGQAFIFGGNKDYSMRVWLNPSKMASYKLSSQEVLAAIQDKNLEAAPGRFGEGSKEAFEYVIKYKGKLNKPLDYENIVIHSNADGSVLRLKDVARVEFGSYTYGSSTRIDGKSGLNIGIFQLPGSNSSDVQIAIKAMMEKASKDFPKDVKHLILYNTKDSLDLSIAQVEHTLIEAFILVFIVVFLFLQDFRATLIPAIAVPVSILGTFFFMQVFGFSINLLTLFALVLAIGIVVDDAIVVVEAVHEKMHSKRLSAKAATTSAMSEITGAIISITLVMSAVFLPVGFMEGSTGVFYRQFAFTLAIAIVISAINALTLSPALAALFLKDVPHDDHHHGEAKPKNFKEKFFVGFNSGFTKLTNQYINSLRFLIKNKWVSFGGLAVVIVATVYMVKTTSTGFIPSEDQGFIAISLSMPAGASLERTKNVMKEVEGSLGNLPSKKVLNVISGFNMLTSSTSASAGVAFILLKPAKERGEHEDINDIMNDVRGRLSGIKGANFFVFTFPTVPGFSNVDALDIVLKDKTGESISKFSGVSNAFIGELMKRPEIAFAFTSFKADYPQLEMEVDDVKAEQLGVNVRDILQTMQTYYGSAQASDFNRFGKYYRVMVQAEVGSRTSVESMNNIFVKNRHGEMVPIASLVKMKPINGSETASRYNLFNSIGVNAIAKPGFSSGAAIKAVQEVAETKLPKGYTIEFSGLTKEEIESSGQSALIFGLSLLFVFFLLAAQYESYILPMAVLLSIPTGIFGVFAAIGLTGIENNIYVQVALIMLIGLLAKNAILIVEYAVQRRKAGKSLLASALEAAKLRLRPIIMTSFAFVVGLTPMMRATGPSALGNHSISIGAAGGMVSGVILGIFIIPVLFITFQYLQELVTGKPLAVINNEKREQV is encoded by the coding sequence ATGTTACAAAAATTTATTGACAGACCAGTGCTGTCAACAGTCATCGCTATACTTATTGTTATCCTCGGATTCATTGGGTTAAAAGCCCTTCCGTTGCAACAATTCCCCGATATTGCGCCACCATCAATACAAGTAGTTGCCCTTTATCCGGGAGCTAATGCCGAAACGGTATTGCGTTCGGTAGCACCATCACTAGAAGAAGCCATTAACGGAGTGGAGAATATGAGCTATATGAGCTCGACCGCCAGTAATGATGGATCCTTGGTTATTACGGTAAACTTTAAATTGGGCACCGACCCAGACCAGGCAGCCATAAACGTACAGAACAGAGTATCACAAGCCACAAGCCAATTGCCTACGGAAGTAGTTCAGGCGGGAATACAGACTACCAAAAAACAAAACAGTTTGTTGATGGTAGTTGATTTATACACCGAGAATGAAAAACAATACGATCAAACCTTTTTGAACAATTATGCGCAGATAAACATTATCCCTGATATTAAAAGAATTCCCGGAGTAGGACAGGCTTTTATTTTTGGAGGTAATAAGGATTATTCGATGCGTGTTTGGTTGAATCCTTCCAAAATGGCAAGTTATAAGCTAAGCTCTCAGGAAGTTTTGGCAGCCATTCAGGACAAAAATCTTGAAGCAGCACCGGGACGATTTGGAGAAGGGAGCAAAGAAGCTTTTGAATATGTAATTAAATACAAAGGAAAATTGAACAAGCCATTGGACTATGAAAACATTGTAATTCATTCCAATGCAGATGGTTCTGTACTTCGATTAAAAGACGTTGCCCGAGTGGAGTTTGGTTCATACACTTATGGAAGCAGCACACGTATTGATGGTAAATCAGGATTGAATATTGGTATTTTCCAATTGCCGGGTTCGAATTCAAGCGATGTTCAGATTGCGATTAAAGCCATGATGGAAAAAGCCTCTAAAGATTTTCCGAAAGATGTAAAACACCTTATTCTGTATAACACCAAAGACTCTTTAGATTTATCTATTGCACAGGTAGAGCATACTTTGATTGAAGCCTTTATATTGGTATTTATTGTAGTGTTTTTATTCCTTCAGGATTTTAGAGCAACTTTAATTCCGGCGATTGCGGTTCCGGTTTCTATATTGGGAACCTTCTTTTTTATGCAGGTCTTTGGATTCTCAATCAACTTACTAACCCTTTTTGCCCTAGTGTTAGCCATCGGAATTGTAGTTGATGATGCGATAGTCGTCGTCGAAGCCGTTCACGAAAAAATGCACAGTAAAAGGTTGTCTGCCAAAGCGGCTACTACCTCAGCGATGAGCGAAATTACAGGTGCGATTATCTCGATTACTTTAGTAATGTCGGCGGTGTTCCTACCGGTTGGATTTATGGAAGGCTCAACAGGGGTTTTCTACCGTCAGTTTGCTTTTACCCTGGCAATCGCCATTGTGATTTCAGCAATAAATGCGTTGACGTTAAGTCCGGCACTGGCGGCTTTATTCTTAAAAGATGTACCTCATGATGATCACCATCATGGAGAAGCTAAGCCTAAAAACTTTAAAGAGAAATTCTTTGTTGGTTTCAATAGTGGTTTTACCAAATTAACCAATCAATACATCAACAGCTTACGCTTTTTAATCAAAAACAAGTGGGTGAGTTTTGGTGGATTGGCTGTCGTAATCGTGGCAACCGTTTATATGGTAAAAACGACTTCTACCGGATTTATACCTTCGGAAGACCAAGGGTTTATTGCTATTTCGCTTTCAATGCCGGCAGGTGCTTCTTTGGAAAGAACTAAAAATGTAATGAAAGAAGTAGAAGGAAGCTTAGGGAACCTGCCATCTAAAAAAGTATTGAATGTCATTTCAGGTTTTAATATGCTGACATCTTCAACCAGTGCTTCGGCGGGAGTGGCTTTCATATTGCTGAAACCTGCAAAAGAGCGCGGAGAGCATGAGGATATCAATGATATTATGAATGATGTGCGTGGCAGACTTTCCGGCATAAAAGGAGCAAATTTCTTTGTGTTTACTTTCCCAACCGTTCCTGGTTTTAGTAATGTTGACGCTTTGGATATTGTCTTAAAAGATAAAACAGGCGAAAGCATCAGCAAATTTAGTGGTGTGAGCAATGCCTTTATTGGCGAGTTGATGAAACGACCTGAGATTGCATTTGCCTTTACAAGTTTCAAAGCCGATTACCCACAACTCGAAATGGAAGTGGATGATGTAAAAGCCGAACAATTGGGTGTGAATGTTAGAGATATTCTCCAAACGATGCAAACCTATTACGGTAGTGCTCAGGCGTCAGATTTCAATCGATTCGGAAAATACTACCGTGTCATGGTTCAGGCAGAAGTTGGGTCAAGAACCAGTGTAGAATCTATGAATAACATTTTTGTCAAAAACAGACATGGTGAAATGGTGCCTATAGCTTCGCTGGTAAAAATGAAACCTATCAATGGTTCAGAAACGGCTTCGCGTTACAATCTGTTTAATTCTATTGGAGTTAATGCCATTGCCAAACCAGGGTTTAGTTCAGGTGCTGCCATCAAAGCGGTACAGGAAGTTGCCGAAACCAAGTTGCCAAAAGGCTATACCATTGAATTCTCTGGCTTGACTAAAGAAGAAATAGAATCTTCAGGACAATCGGCCTTGATATTCGGATTGAGTTTGTTGTTTGTATTCTTCTTATTGGCAGCGCAATACGAAAGTTATATACTTCCGATGGCGGTATTATTATCGATACCAACAGGAATCTTCGGAGTATTTGCAGCGATTGGCTTAACGGGAATTGAGAACAATATTTATGTACAGGTTGCCTTAATCATGCTTATCGGATTGCTGGCTAAAAATGCGATTCTGATTGTAGAATATGCAGTGCAAAGAAGAAAAGCAGGGAAATCATTATTAGCATCAGCTTTAGAAGCAGCCAAGTTACGTTTGCGACCAATTATCATGACATCTTTTGCTTTTGTTGTTGGGCTTACGCCAATGATGCGCGCTACAGGACCATCGGCATTGGGTAACCACTCAATTAGTATTGGTGCGGCAGGTGGAATGGTTTCAGGAGTAATCTTAGGAATCTTTATCATCCCGGTGCTGTTCATTACGTTCCAGTATTTACAAGAGTTGGTAACGGGTAAGCCATTGGCGGTTATTAATAACGAAAAACGTGAACAAGTATAA
- a CDS encoding TetR/AcrR family transcriptional regulator gives MARSVEFNECEIIEKAMNVFWEKGYHGTSMQDLVDAMQINRSSLYNTIGDKHCLFIKCVTVYAEAALKETKEKVAKEKSALQALINIIRDKAAWVVDSERGCLGIKTVFEIAPEDAEVRNVLMKNGELYLKLLTDIIQKAIDDKELDGREEASLLAEYIMTTFTGWKQAFILNQDPIIIKKMSEYLIKSITR, from the coding sequence ATGGCACGCAGTGTTGAATTTAATGAATGTGAGATTATTGAAAAAGCAATGAACGTCTTTTGGGAAAAAGGCTATCACGGTACTTCAATGCAGGATTTAGTAGACGCCATGCAGATTAACCGAAGCAGTTTATACAATACCATTGGTGACAAACACTGTTTATTTATAAAATGTGTTACCGTTTATGCCGAAGCTGCATTAAAGGAAACCAAGGAAAAGGTTGCTAAGGAAAAATCAGCGTTACAGGCGTTAATCAATATCATTCGTGATAAGGCAGCCTGGGTAGTCGATTCTGAAAGAGGATGTTTGGGTATCAAAACCGTTTTTGAAATAGCACCCGAAGATGCTGAGGTTAGAAATGTCTTAATGAAAAATGGTGAATTGTACCTGAAGCTATTGACAGACATAATCCAAAAAGCAATAGACGACAAAGAGTTGGATGGCAGAGAAGAAGCGTCTTTATTGGCAGAATATATCATGACGACATTTACCGGATGGAAACAGGCTTTTATATTAAACCAGGATCCAATCATTATAAAGAAAATGTCTGAATACCTTATTAAAAGTATTACCCGTTAA
- a CDS encoding YegP family protein: MGKFVITKRANGEFQFNLKAGNGQTILTSEGYSSKAGCTNGIESVKKNATDDNRYDRKTSSNGKPYFNLTATNGQIIGSSEMYESIASRDNGIESVKSNAPSADVDDQS; encoded by the coding sequence ATGGGAAAATTCGTGATTACCAAAAGAGCAAATGGTGAGTTTCAGTTCAACCTGAAAGCCGGTAACGGTCAAACTATTTTAACAAGTGAAGGTTATTCCTCAAAAGCAGGTTGTACCAATGGTATAGAGTCAGTTAAAAAGAACGCAACTGATGATAACCGTTATGACAGAAAAACATCATCAAACGGTAAGCCTTATTTTAATTTAACGGCTACCAACGGACAGATTATAGGCAGCAGTGAAATGTATGAAAGCATCGCTTCAAGAGATAATGGTATTGAATCGGTAAAGAGTAATGCACCATCGGCAGATGTTGATGACCAAAGCTAA
- a CDS encoding MarR family winged helix-turn-helix transcriptional regulator, which translates to MKDKTIDYILRATWQAVARMYNEEASKFEGSMAIGFALLSIDKEDGTPSTAISTRMGMEPTSLTRTLKTLEEKGLIIRKKNPDDGRGVLIYLTDFGKEMRAQSKETVLKFNDTIRKNISEEKLQNFMEVADVINELISEKKIF; encoded by the coding sequence ATGAAAGATAAAACTATAGATTATATCCTCCGCGCTACCTGGCAAGCCGTTGCCAGAATGTATAATGAAGAAGCTTCGAAGTTTGAAGGTTCGATGGCCATTGGTTTTGCGCTCTTAAGCATCGATAAAGAAGACGGAACACCATCTACAGCCATAAGCACCCGAATGGGAATGGAACCAACGAGTTTAACCCGTACACTAAAAACCTTAGAAGAAAAAGGCTTAATCATCAGAAAGAAAAACCCTGATGATGGTCGTGGTGTTTTGATCTACTTAACCGATTTCGGAAAAGAGATGAGAGCACAGTCTAAAGAAACGGTATTGAAATTCAATGACACTATCCGAAAGAATATATCAGAGGAAAAGCTTCAAAACTTTATGGAAGTGGCTGATGTGATTAATGAGTTGATTTCGGAAAAGAAAATATTTTAA
- a CDS encoding DUF6266 family protein: MGTYNKGILGPFSGKVGTVVGANWRGKDVMRSLPKKTDRTPTETQLLQREKFTAVSNFLTPISNVLSLYYGSGSGELTRRNQAMSYHMKDAVTYVDPNFEILFDKVQISKGDLLGVQNPAASSSSPGEIKFTWENNSEQGSAKATDQLVVVLYSPMEDIYYTNGNAATRDAGTVTLTLPAYFSGLEVQVWITFASATGKSYATSVYLGAVTVS, from the coding sequence ATGGGAACATACAACAAGGGCATACTTGGCCCATTTTCAGGAAAAGTTGGTACAGTGGTTGGTGCCAACTGGCGCGGTAAAGACGTGATGCGTTCACTGCCAAAAAAGACAGATCGTACGCCAACCGAGACGCAGCTGTTGCAGCGCGAGAAGTTTACCGCGGTAAGCAATTTTTTAACTCCCATCAGCAATGTACTCTCATTGTATTATGGGTCGGGTAGTGGGGAGCTTACCCGCAGAAACCAGGCGATGTCCTATCACATGAAGGATGCCGTAACCTATGTTGACCCCAACTTTGAAATCCTGTTCGACAAGGTGCAGATAAGCAAAGGGGATTTGTTGGGTGTTCAAAACCCTGCGGCTTCGAGTTCGTCTCCGGGGGAAATTAAGTTTACCTGGGAAAACAACTCTGAGCAGGGTAGTGCCAAAGCTACAGATCAACTGGTAGTGGTGTTGTATTCTCCGATGGAGGATATTTATTATACCAATGGTAATGCCGCTACCCGTGATGCCGGAACAGTTACGCTAACATTGCCTGCTTATTTCTCAGGGTTGGAAGTGCAGGTTTGGATTACGTTTGCTTCAGCAACGGGGAAAAGTTATGCGACGAGTGTGTATTTGGGGGCGGTTACGGTGAGTTAG
- a CDS encoding S1/P1 nuclease — protein MRHRIYTTTVLTVALLLGSTQLFAWGNEGHKLVAEVAFNYMNESTRKNVMQYLDGMSLEEAGNWMDAIKSDSANDYMKPWHYINIEKGATTPAEGDNIVIILNRILKELDHKETLSQAEIKRRILLLFHLIGDLHQPLHVGYLSDKGGNTVQLNFMGSQGTNLHSTWDSKIIEYKATTLSEVLNSKKYSPEALAAVQKIDVIGWAKQSRGYLKEAYTAGTKVDDRYVDAVYPIIKTQLLDAGIRLASVLEHYFKTA, from the coding sequence ATGAGACATAGAATCTACACCACAACGGTTTTGACCGTTGCACTGCTTTTGGGCAGTACCCAACTATTTGCCTGGGGTAACGAAGGGCACAAACTCGTTGCCGAAGTTGCCTTTAACTATATGAATGAAAGCACCAGAAAGAACGTCATGCAATACCTTGATGGCATGAGCCTTGAGGAGGCAGGTAACTGGATGGATGCCATCAAAAGCGACTCTGCAAACGATTATATGAAACCATGGCATTATATCAATATTGAAAAAGGGGCTACGACACCGGCTGAAGGCGACAATATTGTCATCATCTTAAACCGCATCTTAAAGGAACTCGACCACAAGGAAACCTTATCGCAGGCCGAAATCAAAAGAAGGATATTGTTACTGTTCCATCTTATAGGCGATTTACACCAGCCGCTTCACGTGGGGTATCTTTCTGATAAGGGTGGGAATACTGTGCAGCTTAACTTTATGGGAAGTCAGGGAACCAACCTTCATTCTACGTGGGATTCAAAGATTATTGAATACAAGGCAACTACATTATCGGAGGTGCTGAACAGCAAAAAATACAGCCCGGAGGCATTGGCAGCCGTACAGAAAATAGATGTAATAGGCTGGGCAAAACAGTCAAGAGGGTATCTAAAGGAAGCCTATACGGCAGGTACCAAGGTTGATGACCGTTATGTAGATGCGGTATATCCTATTATCAAAACGCAATTATTGGATGCCGGTATTCGTTTGGCAAGTGTGTTAGAGCACTATTTTAAAACGGCTTAA
- a CDS encoding helix-turn-helix domain-containing protein encodes MGKLSELEARIEALHTTKTEEVLLDSLDMQQLLRCSKSTLQRLRNNGDIPCNKVGRRYFYPKSFFTQEFVNSIIKGEDPSKKFDD; translated from the coding sequence ATGGGGAAGTTATCCGAGCTGGAAGCCCGCATTGAAGCCCTACACACCACAAAAACAGAAGAAGTTTTATTAGACAGTCTTGATATGCAGCAATTACTCCGCTGCAGCAAGTCGACTTTACAACGGCTACGCAATAATGGAGACATACCCTGCAACAAAGTAGGCAGAAGATACTTTTATCCAAAGAGTTTTTTTACTCAGGAATTTGTAAATAGCATTATTAAAGGGGAAGATCCGTCAAAGAAGTTTGATGATTGA